One segment of Eulemur rufifrons isolate Redbay chromosome 4, OSU_ERuf_1, whole genome shotgun sequence DNA contains the following:
- the LOC138382465 gene encoding LOW QUALITY PROTEIN: large ribosomal subunit protein uL15-like (The sequence of the model RefSeq protein was modified relative to this genomic sequence to represent the inferred CDS: inserted 2 bases in 2 codons), which yields MPSRLRKTRQLRGHVSHGLSRVXKHQKQPGGQXNAGGLPHHRVSFSMYRPGYAGKVGLRHYRLNRNQSFCPTIHLDKLWTWVSEHTWVNAAKNKTGAAPITDVVRSDCDKGQGKGKLLKQPITMKAKFFSRKAKEKIKGVVCCWAERRVSLWLEPTWREVH from the exons ATGCCATCCAGACTGAGGAAGACCCGGCAGCTTCGGGGCCACGTGAGCCATGGCCTCAGCCGTG GAAAGCACCAGAAGCAGCCAGGAGGCC ATAATGCTGGTGGCTTGCCTCACCACAGGGTCAGCTTCAGCATGTATCGCCCAGGTTACGCTGGGAAAGTTGGTCTGAGGCATTACCGCTTAAATAGGAACCAGAGCTTCTGCCCTACTATCCACCTTGATAAATTGTGGACATGGGTCAGTGAGCACACGTGGGTAAATGCTGCCAAAAACAAGACTGGAGCTGCTCCCATCACTGATGTGGTGCGATCCGACTGTGACAAAGGTCAGGGCAAGGGAAAGCTCCTAAAGCAGCCGATCACTATGAAGGCCAAATTCTTCAGCAGAAAAGCTAAGGAGAAGATTAAGGGTGTTGTGTGTTGTTGGGCGGAGAGGAGGGTGTCCTTGTGGCTGGAACCCACATGGAGAGAGGTTCATTAA